The following coding sequences lie in one Blastocatellia bacterium genomic window:
- a CDS encoding DUF4388 domain-containing protein — MPLIPRPIPRPLPRPQATYPSVQREKAVKSINRRSINNYYFDVIQIVENSRITGILTINATTVQGKIYFNYGQIADAQMGELRSNAAFRCFVELEEGRFEMENLL; from the coding sequence ATGCCCCTAATACCTAGACCAATACCTAGGCCATTACCCCGCCCACAAGCTACTTATCCATCCGTCCAACGTGAAAAAGCTGTAAAAAGTATTAACAGGAGATCTATCAACAATTACTATTTTGATGTAATTCAAATAGTGGAAAATAGCCGTATTACTGGGATACTTACTATTAATGCTACTACTGTACAAGGAAAAATTTACTTTAACTATGGACAAATTGCAGATGCTCAAATGGGGGAATTACGTAGTAATGCAGCTTTTCGATGTTTTGTTGAACTAGAAGAAGGCCGTTTTGAAATGGAAAATCTCCTGTAG